The following coding sequences lie in one Novipirellula aureliae genomic window:
- the purN gene encoding phosphoribosylglycinamide formyltransferase, with protein MTDHCLKIGVFLSGSGRTLQNLIHHRDQHGLPIDIRVVISSRRDVRGVEIAHDNGIDVRVVRKSDYPNPDEHSRQMFDPCREAGVDLVVMAGYLNHVLIPADFENRVINIHPSLLPAFGGPGMYGSRVHQAILDRCVKITGCTVHYVDNEYDNGPIIVQRSCEVRSDDTADTLAARVFEQECIAMPEAIRLIADAKR; from the coding sequence ATGACCGATCACTGTTTGAAGATCGGTGTTTTTCTCAGTGGCAGTGGCCGAACGCTACAAAACCTAATTCATCATCGCGATCAGCACGGATTACCGATTGACATTCGTGTTGTCATCAGTAGTCGCCGCGATGTACGGGGCGTCGAGATCGCCCATGATAATGGGATTGATGTGCGAGTCGTAAGGAAGTCCGACTACCCAAATCCAGACGAACATTCTCGACAAATGTTTGATCCATGCCGTGAAGCAGGCGTCGATTTGGTCGTGATGGCAGGCTACTTGAATCACGTTTTAATCCCTGCTGACTTTGAAAACCGAGTTATCAACATCCATCCGTCCTTGTTGCCCGCGTTTGGTGGCCCGGGAATGTACGGAAGCCGCGTGCACCAAGCGATTCTCGACCGATGCGTCAAGATTACGGGATGCACGGTTCACTATGTCGACAACGAATACGACAACGGCCCAATCATTGTGCAACGATCGTGCGAAGTCCGCTCAGACGATACCGCCGACACGCTGGCGGCTCGAGTGTTCGAGCAAGAATGCATCGCGATGCCTGAAGCAATCCGGTTGATTGCAGATGCGAAGCGGTAG
- the ispF gene encoding 2-C-methyl-D-erythritol 2,4-cyclodiphosphate synthase: MTASLPSIRIGLGYDSHRLGNGGPLRIGGVDLPAEVHAIGHSDADVLLHSITDAILGTVCEADIGRLFPDDAEENRGRDSQDFVLEAIQRLRHHSMQIVNLDCVIIAERPKMAPHIDEMRHAVSELLDISIDRVSIKAKTAEGIGAIGDAAAIACHVVVLACGTANSLSP, translated from the coding sequence ATGACAGCTTCCCTTCCTTCGATACGCATCGGTCTTGGTTACGATTCACACCGTCTTGGTAACGGTGGTCCACTGCGGATTGGCGGCGTCGACTTGCCAGCCGAGGTCCATGCGATCGGTCATAGCGATGCCGATGTACTGCTCCATTCGATTACCGATGCGATTCTGGGAACGGTATGTGAAGCGGACATCGGGCGGCTGTTTCCTGATGACGCCGAAGAGAACCGTGGTCGCGATAGCCAAGATTTTGTGCTTGAAGCGATTCAAAGACTGCGACACCATTCCATGCAGATCGTCAATTTGGACTGCGTGATCATCGCGGAACGTCCAAAGATGGCTCCGCACATCGATGAAATGCGTCATGCTGTCAGCGAGCTTTTGGATATTTCTATCGATCGAGTCAGTATCAAAGCAAAAACGGCCGAGGGGATCGGAGCGATCGGAGACGCTGCTGCGATCGCCTGCCATGTCGTTGTTTTGGCGTGCGGAACCGCAAACTCTCTCTCACCGTGA
- a CDS encoding ABC transporter ATP-binding protein, with the protein MSIIEVRGLTKSYRVYNKREGLRDSVRGLFRREYKDVHAVRGIDLDVQQGEFVAFLGPNGAGKTTTLKLLSGVINPTEGSATVMGYVPWQRKNEYRRRFALVMGQKNQLWWDLPAQESYRLHQQIYGIDRETFQVTLDELTDLLDVTRLLNQPVRELSLGERMKMELIAAMLHSPDVLFLDEPTIGLDVIAQHNIQKFLKYYQEKRKITILLTSHYMKDIAALCKRVVIIANGRIEYDGSLVGIVDKFSGTKIITLQFADGHRPSLAAFGEVLDESWPKVKVRVSRADVPRVLAETLRDNPIEDVSVEDPPLEEVIAELFRESSERGSV; encoded by the coding sequence ATGTCGATTATCGAAGTACGAGGACTGACCAAATCATACCGCGTTTACAACAAACGCGAGGGGCTTCGTGACAGTGTTCGTGGCTTGTTTCGCCGTGAATACAAAGACGTTCACGCAGTTCGAGGGATCGATCTCGATGTGCAGCAAGGCGAATTTGTCGCCTTTCTCGGGCCCAACGGTGCAGGAAAAACGACAACGCTGAAATTGCTGAGCGGCGTCATCAACCCAACCGAAGGATCGGCAACCGTCATGGGATACGTCCCCTGGCAACGAAAGAACGAATACCGCCGCCGCTTCGCTTTGGTGATGGGCCAAAAAAACCAACTTTGGTGGGACCTGCCCGCTCAAGAATCCTATCGTTTGCACCAGCAAATCTACGGTATTGATCGCGAAACGTTCCAAGTCACGCTCGATGAACTGACTGATCTACTCGACGTTACGCGTTTACTCAACCAACCGGTGCGTGAACTATCGCTCGGCGAACGAATGAAGATGGAATTGATCGCAGCGATGCTACACAGTCCGGATGTGCTGTTTCTTGACGAACCAACCATCGGTCTCGATGTCATCGCCCAGCACAATATCCAGAAATTCTTGAAGTACTACCAAGAGAAACGGAAAATTACGATCCTGCTGACCAGCCATTACATGAAGGATATCGCAGCGTTGTGTAAGCGAGTCGTCATTATCGCGAACGGTCGGATCGAGTATGACGGATCGCTTGTTGGGATCGTCGACAAATTTTCGGGAACCAAGATCATCACGTTGCAATTTGCGGACGGTCACCGACCCTCGCTCGCCGCCTTTGGGGAAGTTCTCGATGAAAGTTGGCCGAAGGTCAAGGTACGCGTCAGTCGGGCAGACGTGCCGCGAGTGTTGGCCGAGACATTGAGAGACAACCCGATCGAGGATGTTTCGGTGGAAGATCCGCCGCTCGAAGAAGTCATTGCCGAGCTGTTTCGCGAATCGAGTGAACGAGGTAGCGTCTAA
- the zwf gene encoding glucose-6-phosphate dehydrogenase, whose translation MANTIVIFGASGDLTSRKLIPALYRLFQKKRLPEGSQIVGVSRSHFEHDQWRDALKTSVKKFAADCFNENTWKEFASQIYYHAGDITNTEDFISLSRFLDSTEPENNSGRLYYLSTMPQLYEKAIQQLGAAGLNDDANGFRRVVIEKPFGTDLKSAQALNQSIHSVFREDQIYRIDHYLGKETVQNIFALRFANSIFEPIWNRNFVDHVQITVAEEVVVGRRAGYYDSAGIMRDMFQNHLLQLMMITAMEPPSRYDAAMVRDEKVKVLHSIRHMTGGDFASDTVRGQYKGYLEEDDVPAGSETETYAVLKLYCDNWRWNNVPFYLRSGKGMSCRTTQIVIQFKNVPHILFGEKTREPLGNRLVMQVQPAEGIQLHFETKVPDSEMKTRTSTLDFSFSNTPGGKSMPDSYQRLLLDALTGDASLFARSDEVELAWGIVDPILAAWRSPAAPPLYRYETGLWGPPESSEWMYKQNREWFDVCPVLS comes from the coding sequence ATGGCAAATACGATTGTAATTTTTGGCGCTTCCGGCGACTTGACCAGCCGTAAATTGATTCCCGCGCTCTATCGTTTGTTTCAGAAAAAAAGGCTCCCTGAAGGATCTCAAATTGTTGGAGTTTCTCGTAGTCACTTCGAACACGACCAGTGGCGAGATGCACTGAAGACCAGCGTCAAGAAATTTGCTGCCGATTGCTTCAACGAGAATACCTGGAAAGAATTCGCCAGCCAAATCTATTACCATGCAGGCGATATTACCAATACCGAAGATTTTATCTCCCTATCCAGATTTCTCGACAGTACCGAACCGGAAAACAATTCAGGCCGTTTGTATTACTTGTCGACCATGCCCCAACTCTACGAGAAGGCGATCCAACAACTGGGGGCAGCAGGACTAAACGACGACGCCAACGGATTTCGACGAGTGGTGATCGAAAAACCGTTCGGGACCGATTTGAAGTCAGCTCAGGCGCTCAACCAATCCATTCATTCCGTTTTTCGTGAAGACCAAATCTATCGTATCGATCACTACTTGGGTAAAGAAACGGTCCAAAATATTTTCGCTTTGCGATTCGCCAACAGTATTTTCGAACCGATTTGGAATCGAAACTTTGTCGACCATGTGCAAATAACCGTTGCGGAAGAAGTCGTCGTCGGACGACGAGCCGGTTATTACGACTCCGCGGGCATCATGCGTGATATGTTTCAAAATCATCTACTTCAATTGATGATGATTACGGCAATGGAGCCACCATCGCGATACGATGCTGCGATGGTACGCGATGAAAAAGTCAAAGTGTTGCACAGTATTCGCCACATGACGGGTGGTGATTTCGCATCCGATACCGTTCGTGGCCAATACAAAGGCTATCTCGAAGAGGATGATGTTCCGGCAGGAAGCGAGACCGAAACCTATGCCGTGCTAAAACTGTATTGTGACAATTGGCGATGGAATAACGTCCCGTTCTATCTGCGCAGCGGCAAAGGAATGTCATGCCGAACGACGCAAATTGTCATCCAATTTAAGAACGTTCCGCATATCTTGTTTGGGGAAAAGACGCGTGAACCGCTGGGCAATCGTTTGGTCATGCAAGTTCAACCAGCCGAGGGAATCCAGTTACATTTCGAAACGAAAGTGCCTGATTCCGAAATGAAGACTCGCACCAGTACACTCGACTTTAGTTTTAGCAACACGCCTGGCGGTAAATCGATGCCTGATTCGTACCAACGACTACTCCTGGATGCGTTGACCGGTGACGCCAGCCTCTTTGCCCGCAGTGATGAAGTGGAATTGGCGTGGGGAATTGTCGATCCGATCCTGGCCGCTTGGCGTAGCCCAGCAGCCCCTCCGTTGTATCGCTACGAAACGGGATTGTGGGGACCGCCGGAATCCTCCGAGTGGATGTACAAACAAAACCGGGAGTGGTTCGACGTTTGCCCCGTCCTGTCCTAG
- a CDS encoding sugar phosphate isomerase/epimerase family protein: MFKNFSPWLLGINGRQSELIELALTYGFRGMDVDMADMLRRSQRTSLEDATKYLRATEIRIGGFDLNINLDADDETFTAQVATLHPMADIAKELGTKRAYVKLPAATDRLPYHEYFEIQRARLNQIAEVLAPREISLGIAFAPGKELEEGKEFAFVRDVEGFIALVSSIPASNVGYVIDTFAWVVGSGSMDQLTGIPADKIVSVRLGAVASEVEPSKAVTNDRVLPEKTGLIDHVAVLKHLDEIDYAGPISPSASSTRYKGQTRESTVQQAQEAIDSISKEAGLHVAPLPMDLIEDVPYEPTPAI; the protein is encoded by the coding sequence ATGTTTAAGAACTTTTCTCCTTGGTTATTGGGGATCAACGGTCGCCAAAGCGAACTCATCGAATTGGCGCTGACCTACGGTTTTCGTGGAATGGACGTCGACATGGCCGATATGCTTCGTCGTAGTCAGCGAACGAGTCTGGAAGATGCCACGAAATACCTGCGGGCTACCGAAATCCGAATCGGCGGATTCGATCTGAACATCAATTTGGATGCAGACGATGAGACATTTACCGCCCAAGTGGCTACGTTGCACCCGATGGCTGATATCGCGAAGGAACTGGGCACCAAGCGTGCTTACGTCAAGTTGCCAGCCGCTACCGACCGCTTACCCTACCACGAGTATTTTGAGATTCAGCGGGCCCGCTTGAATCAAATCGCCGAAGTATTGGCTCCCCGAGAAATCTCGCTGGGAATCGCTTTTGCACCTGGCAAGGAATTGGAAGAAGGCAAAGAATTCGCTTTTGTTCGTGACGTCGAAGGCTTCATCGCTTTGGTCAGCAGCATTCCAGCATCGAACGTTGGCTATGTGATTGACACCTTCGCATGGGTCGTTGGCTCAGGTTCGATGGACCAATTGACAGGCATCCCAGCCGACAAAATCGTTTCCGTCCGGCTCGGGGCTGTCGCCAGTGAAGTCGAGCCGTCCAAAGCGGTCACGAATGATCGGGTATTGCCTGAGAAAACAGGTCTGATCGACCATGTCGCTGTCCTCAAACATCTCGACGAGATCGATTATGCAGGTCCGATCAGCCCCAGCGCTTCGTCAACACGCTACAAGGGACAAACTCGCGAGAGCACGGTCCAGCAAGCCCAGGAAGCGATCGATAGCATTTCCAAAGAAGCTGGTTTACACGTCGCTCCATTGCCAATGGATTTGATAGAAGACGTGCCCTACGAACCCACGCCAGCCATCTAG
- the ruvA gene encoding Holliday junction branch migration protein RuvA, producing the protein MIVTITGKLLRVGEAAVVIESSPFEYEVLVADFTRRQLQGKIGTDVRFHTLDYIEGNAAQGGRLTPRLIGFLSEPERQFFDLFCSVDGVGVKKALRAMVRPVKELAVLIEQQDAKALSALPGVGPATSERVIAKLRRKMPRFALMVDREGIADTPELGPQVVGETFDALMTLGHSEADARRLIDEAVASGKKFKDTESLLTAIYQRGH; encoded by the coding sequence TTGATCGTTACGATTACGGGAAAACTGCTTCGCGTTGGTGAAGCAGCCGTTGTGATTGAGTCGTCGCCATTCGAATACGAAGTATTGGTTGCCGATTTTACCCGCCGACAACTACAGGGGAAGATCGGTACCGATGTCCGTTTTCATACGCTCGATTACATCGAAGGCAACGCGGCACAAGGCGGACGTTTGACGCCGCGTTTGATCGGTTTTCTTTCCGAACCCGAACGCCAATTCTTCGATTTGTTCTGCAGTGTCGATGGTGTGGGCGTCAAAAAGGCTCTACGGGCAATGGTCCGGCCGGTCAAAGAGTTGGCCGTTTTGATTGAGCAGCAAGACGCAAAGGCGTTGTCGGCGCTACCGGGTGTCGGACCTGCCACGAGCGAGCGAGTGATCGCAAAACTACGACGAAAAATGCCTCGTTTTGCCTTGATGGTCGATCGAGAAGGAATTGCGGATACCCCCGAACTTGGGCCACAAGTGGTTGGTGAGACATTTGACGCACTCATGACGTTAGGCCACTCCGAAGCGGACGCGCGCCGATTGATTGACGAAGCGGTCGCAAGCGGTAAAAAATTCAAGGACACCGAATCGCTTTTAACCGCCATCTACCAACGTGGTCATTGA
- a CDS encoding 2Fe-2S iron-sulfur cluster-binding protein, whose protein sequence is MPKITIDNVEVEVADGETILDAARKLGIDVPTLCYLKGYKASTSCQVCLVKLVDSGRVLPSCGMPAVDGMRVESETDEVHALRRTALELLLSDHVGDCLAPCYFACPAHMDIPKMLRDIGDEDFTSAIATIKEDIALPAVLGRVCPKPCEKGCRRSSADGPVEVCDLKRSVADQDLASDSPYVPNCKEDTGKQIVVVGAGPTGLAAAFHLRVSGHNVILIDAADRAGGRLRTDFPKDLPAEVLQGEIDVILRMGVEFAAGVSLGTDVTLSDLQNDFDAILICIGGEAKELAGDWGLKISRRGIEINAGTFETGTERVFAAGNAIRGKGLVVRSVADGKEAAAAIDEFVRGQTITPVVRPFSSRVGKIPTEEMAEFLSNGKPIGRLGEAAKNGDSISSSKNLPMIFEGSVAADQSQRCLECGCIAHGNCSLETYAGKYGADPTRYQSERRAYVKVNRSGSVIYEPGKCINCELCIQIANESEDALGLSFVGRGFDVRIGVPFHATMEEALGSVAEKCITACPTGALYFSQKQP, encoded by the coding sequence ATGCCCAAAATAACCATTGACAATGTCGAAGTGGAAGTCGCGGATGGCGAAACGATTCTCGATGCCGCTCGCAAACTGGGCATCGATGTCCCGACACTTTGCTACTTGAAGGGATACAAAGCATCGACATCGTGCCAAGTGTGCTTGGTCAAGCTGGTCGATAGCGGTCGCGTTCTTCCGTCGTGTGGGATGCCTGCGGTGGACGGCATGCGAGTGGAAAGCGAAACGGATGAGGTCCATGCGCTGCGGCGAACAGCTTTGGAATTATTGCTTAGTGACCATGTTGGTGATTGTTTGGCACCGTGCTATTTCGCGTGCCCGGCCCACATGGACATTCCCAAAATGCTGCGGGACATCGGTGACGAAGATTTTACATCGGCGATTGCGACGATTAAGGAAGACATTGCCCTGCCCGCTGTCCTCGGGCGAGTATGTCCAAAGCCGTGCGAGAAAGGTTGCAGGCGCTCGTCCGCTGATGGACCCGTTGAAGTTTGCGATTTGAAACGCTCGGTTGCCGATCAAGATTTGGCTTCGGACTCTCCCTATGTCCCGAATTGTAAAGAAGACACCGGAAAACAGATTGTGGTCGTCGGTGCGGGGCCAACCGGGTTGGCGGCTGCGTTTCATTTACGCGTTTCAGGGCACAACGTCATACTGATCGACGCCGCCGATCGAGCGGGTGGCCGGCTTCGAACCGATTTCCCGAAGGACTTGCCCGCTGAAGTCCTCCAGGGTGAGATTGACGTCATTTTGCGTATGGGAGTCGAGTTCGCCGCAGGAGTCTCGCTTGGCACTGATGTAACACTGAGTGACTTGCAGAATGACTTCGATGCTATTTTGATCTGTATCGGCGGCGAAGCGAAAGAGCTTGCTGGCGATTGGGGGTTGAAGATCAGCCGCCGAGGAATCGAGATCAACGCAGGGACTTTTGAAACGGGAACCGAACGAGTGTTTGCGGCCGGCAACGCGATCCGTGGTAAGGGCTTGGTGGTTCGCAGCGTTGCGGATGGTAAAGAAGCTGCGGCCGCAATCGACGAGTTTGTTCGAGGGCAAACGATTACTCCCGTTGTTCGTCCGTTCTCGTCGCGAGTTGGCAAGATCCCAACCGAGGAGATGGCTGAGTTTCTGTCGAATGGGAAACCGATCGGACGGCTCGGTGAGGCTGCGAAGAATGGCGATTCCATTTCGAGTTCCAAGAATCTTCCGATGATTTTTGAAGGTTCGGTAGCCGCTGATCAATCGCAACGATGTCTAGAGTGCGGGTGTATTGCTCACGGCAATTGCTCGCTCGAGACTTACGCGGGAAAATACGGAGCCGACCCGACGCGATATCAAAGCGAGCGGCGAGCTTATGTGAAGGTCAATCGCAGCGGCTCGGTTATCTACGAACCAGGCAAATGTATTAATTGTGAGCTGTGTATTCAAATCGCTAACGAGTCGGAAGATGCGTTGGGGTTGAGTTTTGTTGGTCGTGGATTTGACGTACGGATTGGGGTGCCATTTCACGCAACGATGGAAGAGGCACTCGGAAGCGTTGCCGAAAAATGCATCACAGCCTGTCCGACCGGAGCGTTGTACTTTTCACAAAAGCAACCGTAG
- a CDS encoding NAD(P)H-dependent oxidoreductase subunit E, whose protein sequence is MTNIDLAFVDDAIARIGRGPEAVIPILQQIQTHYRYLPESALRHVCSQTEITPASIEGVSTFYSQFRHTPVGKHLIHVCLGTACHVKGAPLVIDSIRSELKLSQAEDTDKDGQFTIQSVACLGCCTLAPVVQMDDLTYGGLSPRKVPEMLGDFKQQLNRVASPSPARSPRNGESLGEIRIGMGSCCVAQGSDKVRDAVERVLAQSGACADVKRVGCVGMCHQTPLLEIVPKNGTTQLYAKVQAEDAESLVMKHFKPRGWAKRLSYTAEKWLDRFIVDEDDEPTIQKAINPREGSVCAFLGPQKHLATEDCGQIDPMDLEEYKRHNGFAALKKCIEMNDPQQIIDEVKKSGLRGRGGAGFPSGIKWQKVHDVDLSNDEQAKKYIICNGDEGDPGAFMDRMILESFPYRVIEGMMIAALATGAREGYFYVRAEYPLAVKRLREAIKICEADGILGDHILGSDFSMKLGIMEGAGAFVCGEETALLASMQGERGMPHLRPPYPAELGLWKQPTLINNVETYALVPWIFRNGWEAFAALGTEKSKGTKVFALAGKIARGGLIEVPMGITIRQVIDEVGGGVANGKKLKAVQVGGPSGGCVPAELADTSIDYESLAEVGAIMGSGGLVVLDEEDCMVDIARYFLRFTQDQSCGKCTFCRVGTRRMLDILDRICEGKGKRGDLETLERLSLDVSAGSLCGLGKTAPNPVLSMLRFFRNEFEAHLDGRCPAGRCTTLIQYKINQACTGCTLCAQECPVDAIPITPYKIHTINSDLCTRCDTCFQVCPENAVYVE, encoded by the coding sequence ATGACGAATATCGACCTAGCCTTTGTTGACGACGCGATTGCGAGGATCGGGCGAGGACCGGAAGCAGTGATCCCGATTCTGCAGCAAATTCAGACGCACTATCGCTACTTGCCGGAGTCCGCGCTTCGGCATGTTTGCTCACAAACCGAAATCACTCCCGCATCGATCGAAGGCGTTTCGACTTTCTACAGCCAATTTCGACATACACCGGTCGGCAAGCATTTGATTCATGTCTGCTTGGGCACGGCGTGCCATGTCAAAGGCGCTCCATTGGTAATCGATTCGATTCGCAGCGAGCTTAAACTGTCCCAAGCGGAAGACACGGATAAAGATGGCCAGTTTACCATTCAATCCGTCGCCTGCTTGGGTTGCTGTACGCTCGCACCCGTGGTCCAAATGGATGATCTGACCTATGGCGGTCTATCGCCACGCAAAGTCCCCGAGATGCTAGGAGATTTTAAACAGCAACTCAATCGTGTTGCATCGCCGTCTCCGGCTCGAAGCCCGCGGAACGGCGAATCGCTCGGCGAAATTCGAATCGGGATGGGCTCGTGCTGTGTCGCCCAAGGTAGTGACAAGGTTCGCGATGCGGTGGAGCGAGTGTTGGCGCAGTCGGGAGCTTGCGCGGACGTAAAGCGGGTCGGATGCGTTGGCATGTGCCACCAAACACCCCTATTGGAAATCGTGCCCAAAAACGGGACCACACAACTCTATGCAAAGGTGCAAGCAGAGGATGCGGAATCGTTGGTGATGAAGCATTTTAAGCCTCGTGGATGGGCCAAGCGACTATCGTATACGGCTGAAAAATGGCTCGATCGATTTATCGTCGATGAGGACGATGAGCCGACAATTCAAAAAGCGATCAATCCACGCGAAGGTAGCGTGTGCGCATTTTTAGGTCCGCAAAAGCATTTGGCAACGGAGGACTGTGGACAAATCGATCCAATGGATTTGGAGGAGTACAAACGCCACAACGGCTTTGCTGCACTCAAAAAATGCATCGAAATGAACGATCCTCAACAAATCATTGATGAGGTGAAAAAGAGTGGTCTTCGCGGTCGCGGTGGGGCGGGCTTCCCATCAGGCATCAAGTGGCAAAAGGTTCATGACGTCGACCTGTCAAACGACGAACAGGCAAAGAAGTACATTATCTGTAACGGTGACGAGGGCGATCCGGGAGCGTTCATGGATCGCATGATTCTCGAATCGTTTCCCTATCGGGTCATTGAGGGAATGATGATTGCCGCCTTGGCAACCGGGGCGCGTGAAGGTTACTTCTACGTTCGAGCGGAGTATCCATTGGCCGTCAAACGTCTTCGTGAAGCGATCAAAATTTGTGAAGCGGACGGGATTCTTGGCGATCACATTCTGGGAAGTGATTTCTCGATGAAGCTGGGGATCATGGAGGGCGCCGGTGCGTTTGTCTGCGGCGAAGAAACGGCGTTGTTGGCTTCGATGCAGGGAGAACGAGGGATGCCACATTTGCGTCCTCCCTATCCTGCCGAACTGGGGCTTTGGAAACAGCCGACGTTAATCAACAATGTCGAAACGTATGCTCTGGTCCCCTGGATCTTCCGCAACGGCTGGGAAGCGTTCGCAGCCCTTGGGACGGAGAAGAGCAAAGGTACGAAAGTCTTTGCTTTGGCAGGCAAAATCGCTCGCGGTGGTCTGATCGAAGTTCCAATGGGAATCACGATCCGTCAAGTGATCGACGAAGTGGGCGGCGGTGTTGCGAACGGAAAGAAACTAAAAGCCGTCCAAGTCGGTGGCCCCTCGGGCGGATGCGTACCGGCCGAGTTGGCCGATACATCAATCGACTATGAATCGCTGGCCGAAGTCGGCGCGATCATGGGGAGCGGAGGTCTGGTCGTGCTCGATGAAGAGGATTGCATGGTCGATATCGCCCGCTATTTCCTCCGTTTCACACAAGATCAATCGTGCGGAAAATGTACGTTTTGTCGAGTGGGAACACGGCGAATGCTCGACATTTTGGATCGTATCTGTGAAGGCAAAGGAAAGAGGGGAGACTTGGAAACACTCGAACGCTTGTCGCTAGATGTGTCTGCGGGAAGTCTTTGCGGTCTCGGTAAAACCGCACCGAATCCGGTGTTATCGATGCTCCGTTTTTTCCGCAACGAGTTTGAAGCTCATCTCGATGGCCGTTGCCCAGCAGGACGATGCACGACGCTGATCCAGTACAAAATCAATCAAGCATGCACGGGGTGTACGCTCTGTGCTCAAGAATGTCCCGTCGATGCGATTCCGATCACGCCCTATAAAATCCACACGATCAACTCCGATTTGTGTACCCGCTGCGACACCTGTTTCCAAGTTTGTCCCGAGAACGCCGTCTACGTTGAATGA